A region from the Benincasa hispida cultivar B227 chromosome 8, ASM972705v1, whole genome shotgun sequence genome encodes:
- the LOC120082764 gene encoding (3S,6E)-nerolidol synthase 1-like isoform X1, producing the protein MAQLIYHQPILASSTPKILMSQTKIPHKVHHKKALLQLKNNPPRKPFAKKWSIYALDSSSSKPISNLKIEEFGLEAPDGKVKILKEALKQTRDLCWECLEIIDAAQRLGIDNHFKEEIETILKRQYDLINANHFDGDMDLHKAALLFRLLRQQGYLVSADMFKVFLNEKGKFKEKLKEDVNGVTSLYEASQLCIHGDDILDEAEIFSSHCLNVWAAQLENQSSASFVLNTLAHPHHRSVAQFMVPYYFGHTQWTNKWLNILQDVAKTDFVTTQRLHQNEIALFLKWWKETGLAKELNFARNQPIQRYLGSVLCLPDPCYSEQRVQLAKSMSFIYLIDDLFDVHGTLDELTLFTQAVNRWDLAAAESLPNCMQICFKYLLEVTNELSFEVYKKHGWNPIGSLRNAWIELCEAFLVEAEWLSCGQPPSAEEYLRNGIVSSGVNAILLHAFFLLGQQITNKTVELLDNDPDILLSSAMILRLWDDMGNAKDEKQMGRDGSYAEYYMKEHPSISYEETQKHIKKKISEAWKTLNREHLFSNIFPTNFTQASLNIARAVPLAYNYGRNQYIMTLEKLMKQYC; encoded by the exons TGTCCCAAACAAAGATTCCTCACAAAGTTCACCATAAGAAAGCATTGCTGCAACTGAAGAATAATCCTCCTCGAAAACCATTTGCTAAAAAATGGAGCATTTATGCCTTGGATTCTTCATCCTCTAAGCCCATCTCCAATTtgaaaatt GAGGAGTTTGGGCTTGAAGCTCCAGATGGTAAAGTGAAGATTTTAAAGGAAGCACTGAAACAAACACGAGATTTGTGCTGGGAATGTTTGGAAATAATTGATGCAGCCCAACGCCTTGGCATTGACAACCACTTCAAAGAGGAGATTGAGACTATCCTTAAGAGGCAATACGATTTAATAAATGCAAACCATTTTGATGGAGACATGGATCTTCACAAAGCTGCCCTTCTTTTTCGACTTTTGAGACAACAAGGATACCTTGTGTCTGCAG ACATGTTCAAAGTTTTCTTAAATGAGAAGGGAAAGTTCAAGGAGAAGCTAAAAGAAGATGTGAATGGGGTGACAAGTTTATATGAAGCTTCACAGCTATGCATTCATGGAGATGACATTCTTGACGAAGCCGAAATTTTCAGTAGCCATTGCCTAAATGTTTGGGCTGCGCAGCTTGAAAATCAATCCTCCGCCAGTTTTGTGCTGAATACATTAGCCCATCCTCATCATAGAAGCGTCGCCCAATTTATGGTGCCTTACTATTTTGGACATACCCAATGGACAAACAAATGGCTTAACATTTTGCAAGATGTTGCAAAAACTGATTTTGTTACAACTCAACGATTGCACCAAAACGAAATTGCCCTATTTTTAAA ATGGTGGAAAGAAACAGGTCTGGCCAAAGAGTTGAATTTTGCCCGAAATCAACCGATACAACGGTACCTCGGGTCGGTGCTTTGTCTCCCAGATCCCTGCTATTCAGAGCAAAGAGTCCAACTTGCAAAATCCATgtcttttatttatctaattgatgatctttttgaTGTACATGGGACTCTTGATGAACTTACTCTCTTCACACAAGCAGTCAATAG ATGGGATTTGGCTGCTGCTGAAAGTTTACCAAATTGCATGCAAATTTGTTTCAAATATCTACTCGAAGTTACCAACGAATTAAGCTTCGAGGTCTATAAGAAACATGGTTGGAACCCCATTGGTTCCTTGAGAAACGCG TGGATCGAATTATGCGAAGCATTTTTAGTGGAAGCAGAATGGTTAAGTTGTGGGCAGCCACCAAGTGCGGAAGAATATTTGAGGAATGGAATTGTGAGTAGCGGCGTCAACGCTATTCTACTACATGCTTTCTTTCTGTTAGGGCAACAAATAACCAACAAAACTGTGGAGCTTTTAGACAATGATCCGGATATCCTTTTGTCCAGCGCCATGATACTCCGACTTTGGGATGACATGGGAAATGCCAAG GACGAGAAGCAAATGGGGCGTGATGGGTCGTATGCAGAATACTACATGAAGGAACATCCAAGCATCTCCTATGAAGAAACACAGAAACACATTAAGAAGAAGATTTCTGAAGCATGGAAGACTCTGAATAGAGAACACCTCTTTTCCAATATCTTTCCTACCAACTTCACTCAGGCTTCTCTGAATATTGCCAGAGCTGTCCCTTTGGCATATAATTATGGTAGAAACCAATATATCATGACCCTCGAGAAGCTTATGAAACAATATTGCTGA
- the LOC120082764 gene encoding (3S,6E)-nerolidol synthase 1-like isoform X2 — MAQLIYHQPILASSTPKILMSQTKIPHKVHHKKALLQLKNNPPRKPFAKKWSIYALDSSSSKPISNLKIEEFGLEAPDGKVKILKEALKQTRDLCWECLEIIDAAQRLGIDNHFKEEIETILKRQYDLINANHFDGDMDLHKAALLFRLLRQQGYLVSADMFKVFLNEKGKFKEKLKEDVNGVTSLYEASQLCIHGDDILDEAEIFSSHCLNVWAAQLENQSSASFVLNTLAHPHHRSVAQFMVPYYFGHTQWTNKWLNILQDVAKTDFVTTQRLHQNEIALFLKWWKETGLAKELNFARNQPIQRYLGSVLCLPDPCYSEQRVQLAKSMSFIYLIDDLFDVHGTLDELTLFTQAVNRWDLAAAESLPNCMQICFKYLLEVTNELSFEVYKKHGWNPIGSLRNAWIELCEAFLVEAEWLSCGQPPSAEEYLRNGIVSSGVNAILLHAFFLLGQQITNKTVELLDNDPDILLSSAMILRLWDDMGNAKIFSSYMTTNSDQHLHINPRLPKVPCIFSFLVLSFQNFVVK; from the exons TGTCCCAAACAAAGATTCCTCACAAAGTTCACCATAAGAAAGCATTGCTGCAACTGAAGAATAATCCTCCTCGAAAACCATTTGCTAAAAAATGGAGCATTTATGCCTTGGATTCTTCATCCTCTAAGCCCATCTCCAATTtgaaaatt GAGGAGTTTGGGCTTGAAGCTCCAGATGGTAAAGTGAAGATTTTAAAGGAAGCACTGAAACAAACACGAGATTTGTGCTGGGAATGTTTGGAAATAATTGATGCAGCCCAACGCCTTGGCATTGACAACCACTTCAAAGAGGAGATTGAGACTATCCTTAAGAGGCAATACGATTTAATAAATGCAAACCATTTTGATGGAGACATGGATCTTCACAAAGCTGCCCTTCTTTTTCGACTTTTGAGACAACAAGGATACCTTGTGTCTGCAG ACATGTTCAAAGTTTTCTTAAATGAGAAGGGAAAGTTCAAGGAGAAGCTAAAAGAAGATGTGAATGGGGTGACAAGTTTATATGAAGCTTCACAGCTATGCATTCATGGAGATGACATTCTTGACGAAGCCGAAATTTTCAGTAGCCATTGCCTAAATGTTTGGGCTGCGCAGCTTGAAAATCAATCCTCCGCCAGTTTTGTGCTGAATACATTAGCCCATCCTCATCATAGAAGCGTCGCCCAATTTATGGTGCCTTACTATTTTGGACATACCCAATGGACAAACAAATGGCTTAACATTTTGCAAGATGTTGCAAAAACTGATTTTGTTACAACTCAACGATTGCACCAAAACGAAATTGCCCTATTTTTAAA ATGGTGGAAAGAAACAGGTCTGGCCAAAGAGTTGAATTTTGCCCGAAATCAACCGATACAACGGTACCTCGGGTCGGTGCTTTGTCTCCCAGATCCCTGCTATTCAGAGCAAAGAGTCCAACTTGCAAAATCCATgtcttttatttatctaattgatgatctttttgaTGTACATGGGACTCTTGATGAACTTACTCTCTTCACACAAGCAGTCAATAG ATGGGATTTGGCTGCTGCTGAAAGTTTACCAAATTGCATGCAAATTTGTTTCAAATATCTACTCGAAGTTACCAACGAATTAAGCTTCGAGGTCTATAAGAAACATGGTTGGAACCCCATTGGTTCCTTGAGAAACGCG TGGATCGAATTATGCGAAGCATTTTTAGTGGAAGCAGAATGGTTAAGTTGTGGGCAGCCACCAAGTGCGGAAGAATATTTGAGGAATGGAATTGTGAGTAGCGGCGTCAACGCTATTCTACTACATGCTTTCTTTCTGTTAGGGCAACAAATAACCAACAAAACTGTGGAGCTTTTAGACAATGATCCGGATATCCTTTTGTCCAGCGCCATGATACTCCGACTTTGGGATGACATGGGAAATGCCAAG ATTTTCAGTTCTTACATGACTACAAATTCTGATCAACACTTACACATTAATCCTCGATTACCCAAAGTTCCTTGCATTTTTTCGTTTTTAGTTctctcttttcaaaattttgttgtcAAATAG